One Oharaeibacter diazotrophicus DNA window includes the following coding sequences:
- a CDS encoding Re/Si-specific NAD(P)(+) transhydrogenase subunit alpha: protein MKIAVLRESAADEGRVAATPDTVKRLIGLGAAVSVETGAGTLSRIPDADYAAAGATVAPTAAEAATEADVVLLVRRPEADRLALVKRGALVVATMDPYGHQDAVKAMADAGVTAVAMEFMPRITRAQVMDVLSSQANLAGYQAVVDAAAEYDRAMPMMMTAAGTVPAARVFVMGAGVAGLQAIATARRLGAVVTATDVRPAAKEQVESLGAKFVAVEDEEFKQAETAAGYAKPMSAEYQAKQAALVAEHIKKQDIVITTALIPGRAAPRLVTAAMVASMKPGSVLVDLAVERGGNVEGSVPGEIVTVGDGVRIVGHRNVPGRIAATASQLYAKNLFAFVETLIDKKEKKLAVNWDDELVKATVLTRDGAVVHPAFQS, encoded by the coding sequence ATGAAGATTGCCGTCCTGCGCGAGAGCGCAGCGGACGAGGGCCGCGTCGCCGCGACCCCCGATACCGTGAAGCGACTGATCGGCCTCGGCGCCGCCGTCTCCGTGGAGACCGGCGCCGGGACCCTGTCCCGCATCCCCGACGCCGACTACGCGGCCGCCGGGGCGACCGTCGCGCCGACGGCCGCCGAGGCCGCCACCGAGGCCGACGTCGTGCTGCTCGTCCGCCGTCCCGAGGCCGACCGGCTCGCGCTGGTGAAGCGCGGCGCCCTCGTCGTCGCCACCATGGACCCCTACGGCCACCAGGACGCGGTCAAGGCCATGGCCGACGCCGGCGTCACGGCCGTGGCGATGGAGTTCATGCCGCGCATCACCCGTGCGCAGGTGATGGACGTGCTGTCGTCCCAGGCCAACCTCGCCGGCTATCAGGCGGTGGTCGACGCCGCCGCCGAATACGACCGCGCCATGCCGATGATGATGACCGCCGCCGGCACCGTTCCGGCCGCGCGTGTCTTCGTCATGGGCGCCGGCGTCGCCGGCCTGCAGGCGATCGCCACCGCCCGCCGCCTCGGCGCCGTGGTGACGGCCACCGACGTCCGCCCCGCCGCCAAGGAGCAGGTGGAATCGCTCGGTGCCAAGTTCGTCGCCGTCGAGGACGAGGAATTCAAGCAGGCCGAGACCGCGGCCGGCTACGCCAAGCCGATGTCGGCGGAGTACCAGGCCAAGCAGGCCGCCCTCGTCGCCGAGCACATCAAGAAGCAGGACATCGTGATCACCACGGCGCTGATCCCGGGCCGGGCCGCGCCCCGCCTCGTGACCGCGGCGATGGTGGCCTCGATGAAGCCGGGCTCCGTGCTGGTCGACCTCGCGGTCGAGCGCGGCGGCAACGTCGAGGGCTCGGTCCCCGGTGAGATCGTGACCGTCGGCGACGGCGTGCGCATCGTCGGCCACCGCAACGTCCCAGGCCGCATCGCCGCGACCGCGTCGCAGCTCTACGCCAAGAACCTCTTCGCCTTCGTCGAGACGCTGATCGACAAGAAGGAGAAGAAGCTCGCCGTCAACTGGGACGACGAACTCGTCAAGGCCACCGTGCTGACGCGCGACGGCGCCGTCGTCCATCCCGCCTTCCAGAGCTGA
- a CDS encoding aa3-type cytochrome c oxidase subunit IV gives MAENHGSAMDYAEHERTYAMFIGMVKYGTAALVVLLVLMALFLL, from the coding sequence ATGGCCGAGAACCACGGAAGCGCGATGGACTACGCCGAACACGAGCGCACCTATGCCATGTTCATCGGCATGGTGAAGTACGGCACGGCCGCGCTCGTCGTCCTCCTCGTCCTCATGGCGCTCTTCCTCCTCTGA
- a CDS encoding ABC1 kinase family protein, with product MALDDERNRFGARAARYGRVGANLGGAAARLVTQRLFGAEDERGGAAALAAALGGLKGPIMKVAQLLATIPEVLPPEYAEELAKLQSDAPPMGAAFVKRRMAAELGPDWESRFGSFERQPVAAASLGQVHRATTRDGAPLAVKLQYPDMASAVEADLAQLDVAFSLHRRMRPAIDTSEVFHEIAERIREELDYRREAANARLYGAVFAGDPLVRVPAVHGELSTGRLLALEWLDGRKLLEHRDGPQALRDRLATAMFRAWWHPFARFGLIHGDPHLGNYTAAVDPAAPEAARINLLDYGCIRIFPARFVGGVVDLYGGLRDGDDDRVAHAYETWGFRGLSRELIDALNIWARFIYGPLLDDRVRTVADGVKPAEYGRRQAFEVHRVLKEKGPVTVPREFVFMDRAAIGLGGVFIHLSAELNFHRLFEAEIADFDAAALADRQTRALAAAGVATPPA from the coding sequence ATGGCCCTCGACGACGAAAGAAACCGCTTCGGCGCCCGCGCCGCCCGCTACGGCCGTGTCGGCGCCAATCTCGGCGGCGCGGCCGCCCGGCTGGTGACGCAGCGCCTGTTCGGCGCGGAGGACGAACGCGGCGGCGCGGCGGCGCTGGCCGCCGCCCTCGGCGGCCTCAAGGGTCCGATCATGAAGGTGGCCCAGCTGCTCGCCACCATCCCCGAGGTGCTGCCGCCCGAGTACGCCGAGGAACTCGCCAAGCTGCAGTCCGACGCCCCGCCGATGGGTGCCGCCTTCGTCAAGCGCCGCATGGCCGCCGAACTCGGCCCCGACTGGGAGAGCCGGTTCGGCTCGTTCGAGCGCCAGCCGGTCGCCGCCGCCTCGCTCGGTCAGGTCCACCGCGCCACGACACGGGACGGTGCGCCGCTCGCGGTCAAGCTGCAGTATCCGGACATGGCCTCGGCGGTCGAGGCCGACCTCGCCCAGCTCGACGTCGCCTTCTCGCTGCACCGGCGGATGCGGCCGGCGATCGACACCAGCGAGGTGTTTCACGAGATCGCCGAGCGGATCCGCGAGGAACTCGACTACCGCCGCGAGGCCGCCAACGCCCGGCTCTACGGCGCGGTCTTCGCCGGCGACCCGCTCGTGCGCGTCCCGGCCGTCCACGGCGAGCTCTCCACCGGCCGGCTGCTCGCCCTCGAATGGCTCGACGGCCGCAAGCTGCTCGAGCACCGCGACGGCCCGCAGGCGCTGCGCGACCGGCTCGCGACCGCGATGTTCCGGGCGTGGTGGCACCCCTTCGCCCGCTTCGGCCTGATCCACGGCGACCCGCATCTCGGCAACTACACCGCCGCGGTCGATCCGGCGGCGCCCGAGGCGGCGCGGATCAACCTGCTCGACTACGGCTGCATCCGCATCTTCCCCGCCCGCTTCGTCGGCGGCGTCGTCGACCTCTACGGCGGCCTGCGCGACGGCGACGACGACCGGGTCGCCCACGCCTACGAGACCTGGGGCTTCCGCGGCCTGTCGCGCGAGTTGATCGACGCGCTGAACATCTGGGCGCGCTTCATCTACGGCCCGCTGCTCGACGACCGCGTCCGCACCGTCGCCGACGGGGTGAAGCCGGCCGAGTACGGCCGCCGCCAGGCCTTCGAAGTGCACCGGGTGCTGAAGGAGAAGGGCCCGGTGACGGTGCCGCGCGAATTCGTGTTCATGGACCGCGCCGCGATCGGCCTCGGCGGCGTCTTCATCCACCTTTCCGCCGAACTCAACTTCCACCGCCTGTTCGAGGCCGAGATCGCCGACTTCGACGCCGCCGCCCTCGCCGACCGGCAGACCCGCGCCCTCGCCGCGGCCGGGGTCGCCACCCCTCCCGCGTGA
- a CDS encoding nuclear transport factor 2 family protein — MIDLDPETEIEALIETYAGGFDDHDGEAVTACFAYPAVIWQFGIGHVFADADEMAENIAALLKVHEEAGIVLSSFEIVTLAVSGTAALATVEWEQEDDEGVVLMDFTCHYALIRQGDRWRIASVVNVEEDDDGEDED, encoded by the coding sequence ATGATCGACCTGGACCCGGAAACGGAGATCGAGGCGCTGATCGAGACCTACGCCGGCGGTTTCGACGACCACGACGGCGAGGCCGTCACCGCGTGTTTCGCCTATCCGGCGGTGATCTGGCAGTTCGGGATCGGCCACGTCTTCGCCGACGCCGACGAGATGGCCGAGAACATCGCCGCCCTGCTCAAAGTCCACGAGGAGGCCGGCATCGTGCTGTCCTCCTTCGAGATAGTGACGTTGGCCGTGTCGGGCACCGCCGCGCTCGCCACCGTGGAGTGGGAGCAGGAGGACGACGAGGGCGTCGTCCTGATGGACTTCACCTGCCACTACGCGCTGATCCGCCAGGGCGACCGCTGGCGCATCGCCAGCGTGGTCAACGTCGAGGAGGACGACGACGGGGAGGACGAGGACTGA
- a CDS encoding type II toxin-antitoxin system death-on-curing family toxin produces the protein MSEPRWLSAALLIDVHAEQLKLFGGPSGLRDEGLLESAAARPRNKWAYGVTDPADLAAALAFGLARNHPFVDGNKRIAFAAMMLFLRLNGVPFRPSATEATAAILALAAGDLDEDGLARWIRDVLAGAREG, from the coding sequence ATGAGCGAGCCGCGCTGGCTCTCGGCCGCCCTGCTGATCGACGTCCATGCCGAGCAGTTGAAGCTCTTCGGCGGCCCCTCGGGCCTTAGGGACGAGGGATTGCTGGAATCGGCTGCGGCCCGTCCGCGCAACAAGTGGGCCTACGGCGTCACGGATCCGGCCGACCTCGCGGCCGCGCTCGCCTTCGGGCTCGCCCGCAACCATCCCTTCGTCGACGGCAACAAGCGAATCGCCTTCGCGGCGATGATGCTGTTCCTGAGGCTGAACGGCGTCCCGTTTCGGCCGAGCGCCACCGAGGCGACGGCCGCCATCCTCGCGCTCGCGGCGGGCGACCTCGACGAGGACGGTCTGGCGCGCTGGATCCGCGACGTGCTGGCAGGCGCTCGGGAAGGCTGA
- a CDS encoding AbrB/MazE/SpoVT family DNA-binding domain-containing protein: protein MKLELKKIGNSTGLILPKELLARMNLGQGDWLYVTELPDQGIKISAFDPDHAEAMDTARELFKEYRETFKALAK, encoded by the coding sequence ATGAAGCTCGAGCTCAAGAAGATCGGCAACTCCACCGGCCTGATCCTGCCGAAGGAACTGCTCGCGCGCATGAACCTCGGCCAGGGCGACTGGCTCTACGTGACCGAGCTGCCGGACCAGGGCATCAAGATCAGTGCCTTCGATCCGGATCACGCCGAGGCGATGGACACGGCGCGCGAGCTGTTCAAGGAGTATCGCGAGACCTTCAAGGCGCTCGCCAAATGA
- a CDS encoding M3 family oligoendopeptidase: MPASPAATADALGALPEWDLAALYPAPDSPEVAADLARIRGDAEAFAARWRGTLAGHANPAGAGALAEAVAAYEAIQERLGRLMSYAGLLYAGDTTDPKRAKFYGDVQGKVTDASSQLLFFELELNRLDDAALDAAIAADPALGRYRPWLTDIRLERPHQLEDRIEELFHEKSITGYSAWNRLFDETIAGLRFDVDGEELTIEPTLHLLQEPDEARRKAASEALARTFGQNLRVFALITNVLAKDKEISDRWRGFADIADSRHLANRVEREVVDALVAAVRDAYPRLSHRYYALKAKWMGKETLATWDRNAPLPGAVTRTVPWDEARETVLSAYGAFSPRMAEIAGRFFAENWIDAPTRPGKAPGAFAHPTVPSAHPFVLVNYLGRTRDVMTLAHELGHGVHQVLAGRQGALMAPTPLTLAETASVFGEMLTFKALLKAARTPAERRTLLAGKVEDMINTVVRQIAFYTFERKVHTARREGELTAEQLGEIWLSVQGESLGPAIEIGPGYETFWTYIPHFVHSPFYVYAYAFGDCLVNSLYAVFEKAEPGFQDKYFALLEAGGTRHHSELLAPFGLDATDPGFWGMGLSVIERLIDELEAMEA, encoded by the coding sequence ATGCCCGCTTCCCCCGCCGCCACCGCGGACGCCCTCGGCGCCCTGCCCGAGTGGGACCTCGCGGCCCTCTACCCCGCGCCCGATTCGCCGGAGGTCGCCGCCGACCTCGCCCGCATCCGCGGCGACGCCGAGGCCTTCGCGGCGCGCTGGCGCGGCACCCTCGCCGGCCACGCGAACCCCGCCGGCGCCGGCGCGCTCGCCGAGGCGGTCGCCGCCTACGAGGCGATCCAGGAGCGGCTCGGCCGGCTGATGTCCTACGCCGGCCTGCTCTACGCCGGCGACACCACCGATCCGAAGCGCGCGAAGTTCTACGGCGACGTCCAGGGCAAGGTCACGGACGCCTCCTCGCAGCTGCTGTTCTTCGAGCTCGAGCTCAACCGGCTCGACGACGCCGCCCTCGACGCGGCGATCGCCGCCGATCCGGCGCTCGGCCGCTACCGGCCGTGGCTGACCGACATCCGGCTCGAACGGCCGCACCAGCTCGAGGACCGCATCGAAGAGCTGTTCCACGAGAAGTCGATCACCGGCTACTCCGCCTGGAACCGCCTGTTCGACGAGACCATCGCCGGCCTGCGCTTCGACGTGGACGGCGAGGAACTGACGATCGAGCCGACCCTGCACCTGCTGCAGGAGCCCGACGAGGCCCGCCGCAAGGCGGCGTCGGAGGCGCTCGCCCGCACCTTCGGGCAGAATCTGCGGGTGTTCGCGCTGATCACCAACGTCCTCGCCAAGGACAAGGAGATCTCCGACCGCTGGCGCGGCTTCGCCGACATCGCCGACAGCCGCCACCTCGCCAACCGGGTCGAGCGCGAGGTCGTCGACGCCCTGGTCGCCGCCGTCCGCGACGCCTATCCGCGGCTGTCGCACCGCTACTACGCCCTCAAGGCGAAGTGGATGGGCAAGGAAACGCTCGCCACCTGGGACCGCAACGCCCCGCTGCCGGGCGCGGTCACTCGCACGGTGCCGTGGGACGAGGCGCGCGAGACCGTGCTGTCGGCCTACGGCGCCTTCTCCCCGCGCATGGCCGAGATCGCCGGACGCTTCTTCGCCGAGAACTGGATCGACGCCCCGACCCGTCCGGGCAAGGCGCCCGGCGCCTTCGCCCACCCGACCGTGCCCTCGGCCCATCCCTTCGTGCTGGTCAACTACCTCGGCCGCACCCGCGACGTGATGACCCTCGCCCACGAACTCGGCCACGGCGTCCACCAGGTGCTCGCCGGCCGCCAGGGCGCGCTGATGGCGCCGACGCCGCTGACGCTGGCCGAGACCGCCTCGGTCTTCGGGGAGATGCTGACCTTCAAGGCGCTGCTGAAGGCCGCCCGCACCCCGGCGGAGCGCCGCACCCTGCTCGCCGGCAAGGTCGAGGACATGATCAACACGGTGGTCCGCCAGATCGCCTTCTATACGTTCGAGCGCAAGGTCCACACCGCCCGGCGCGAGGGCGAGCTGACGGCCGAGCAGCTCGGCGAGATCTGGCTGTCGGTGCAGGGCGAGAGCCTCGGGCCGGCGATCGAGATCGGTCCGGGCTACGAGACCTTCTGGACCTACATCCCGCACTTCGTCCACTCGCCCTTCTACGTCTACGCCTACGCCTTCGGCGACTGCCTCGTGAACTCGCTCTACGCCGTGTTCGAGAAGGCCGAGCCGGGCTTCCAGGACAAGTATTTCGCCCTGCTCGAGGCCGGCGGCACCCGGCACCATTCCGAGCTGCTCGCCCCCTTCGGCCTCGACGCCACCGACCCCGGCTTCTGGGGCATGGGCCTCTCGGTGATCGAGCGCCTGATCGACGAACTGGAAGCGATGGAGGCCTGA
- a CDS encoding sigma-54-dependent transcriptional regulator: MSGRILIVDDDPIQRRLLEEAVRRLGHEAVTADGGEAAIRLLSGPDAGGFDLVVLDLVMPGVDGMAVLERTTRLGLGLPVIVQTSRGGIETVVGAMRAGAFDFIVKPVGLERLQVAVQNALKVTALEGEARQKGQVPTGALTFRDIVTKSPEMARVIRLGERAAASNIPILIEGESGVGKELVARAIQGTSERRSKAFVTVNCGAIPENLVQSTLFGHEKGAFTGAVDKHVGKFQEANGGTLFLDEVGELPLDTQVQLLRAIQEGEIDPVGARRPVKVDFRLVSATNRRLVDMVRESRFREDLYYRLNVFPIFVPPLRERREDIPALVAHFVARYAAEEGKRRVVGIRPDALAMLQAYHWPGNIRQLENAVFRAVVLADAAELTVEEFPQIAAQVGHVSAVRRVEGDDASPVAPAFEAPAPAAPAPAAVSAPVDDFIGVAVPRQGGADPAPFGFLRSLADDGHVRPLTAIEEEMIRLAIDHYNGRMAEVARRLGIGRSTLYRKLKEYGLAGADEEAGVAAE, from the coding sequence ATGTCCGGTCGCATCCTCATCGTCGACGACGATCCGATCCAGCGTCGCCTGCTCGAGGAGGCGGTGCGGCGCCTCGGCCACGAGGCGGTCACGGCCGACGGCGGCGAGGCGGCGATCCGGCTGCTGTCCGGGCCCGACGCCGGCGGCTTCGACCTCGTCGTCCTCGACCTCGTGATGCCCGGCGTCGACGGCATGGCGGTGCTGGAGCGCACCACCCGGCTCGGCCTCGGCCTGCCGGTGATCGTGCAGACCTCGCGCGGCGGCATCGAGACCGTCGTCGGCGCCATGCGCGCCGGCGCCTTCGACTTCATCGTCAAGCCGGTCGGGCTGGAGCGGCTCCAGGTCGCGGTGCAGAACGCGCTCAAGGTGACCGCCCTCGAGGGCGAGGCGCGCCAGAAGGGGCAGGTGCCGACGGGCGCGCTGACCTTCCGCGACATCGTCACCAAGAGCCCGGAGATGGCCCGCGTGATCCGCCTCGGCGAGCGCGCCGCCGCCTCCAACATCCCGATCCTGATCGAAGGCGAATCGGGCGTCGGCAAGGAACTGGTCGCGCGGGCGATCCAGGGCACCTCGGAGCGGCGCTCGAAGGCCTTCGTCACGGTCAACTGCGGCGCGATCCCGGAGAACCTCGTCCAGAGCACACTGTTCGGCCACGAGAAGGGCGCCTTCACCGGTGCCGTCGACAAGCACGTCGGCAAGTTCCAGGAGGCGAACGGCGGCACGTTGTTCCTCGACGAGGTCGGCGAACTGCCGCTCGACACCCAGGTCCAGCTGCTCCGGGCGATCCAGGAGGGCGAGATCGACCCGGTCGGGGCGCGCCGGCCGGTCAAGGTCGACTTCCGCCTCGTCTCGGCCACCAACCGCCGCCTCGTCGACATGGTGCGCGAGAGCCGCTTCCGCGAGGACCTCTACTACCGTCTCAACGTGTTCCCGATCTTCGTGCCGCCGCTGCGCGAGCGCCGCGAGGACATCCCGGCGCTGGTGGCGCATTTCGTCGCCCGCTACGCCGCCGAGGAGGGCAAGCGCCGGGTGGTCGGGATCCGGCCGGACGCGCTCGCCATGCTGCAGGCCTACCACTGGCCAGGCAACATCCGTCAGCTCGAGAACGCGGTGTTCCGCGCGGTCGTGCTCGCCGACGCCGCCGAACTCACCGTCGAGGAATTCCCGCAGATCGCCGCGCAGGTCGGCCACGTCTCGGCGGTGCGCCGGGTCGAGGGCGACGACGCGTCGCCGGTCGCGCCCGCTTTCGAGGCGCCCGCGCCCGCGGCCCCGGCGCCCGCCGCGGTGTCGGCGCCGGTCGACGACTTCATCGGCGTCGCGGTGCCGCGCCAGGGCGGCGCCGATCCGGCGCCCTTCGGCTTCCTGCGTTCGCTCGCCGACGACGGCCACGTCCGGCCGTTGACGGCGATCGAGGAGGAGATGATCCGGCTCGCCATCGACCACTACAACGGCCGCATGGCCGAGGTGGCACGCCGGCTCGGGATCGGCCGGTCGACCCTCTACCGCAAGCTCAAGGAATACGGGCTCGCGGGGGCGGACGAGGAAGCCGGTGTGGCCGCCGAGTAA
- a CDS encoding L,D-transpeptidase family protein: MQALKRRLMALALASGTALSPFAATLVHAQDQSVQDPFAVEPVDPSPAVVDPAAAAAPVATEAAPVAEALPPAAADSGAAALRALLTAPDALAGVAAKDRAAILAWYGARAFEPMWVADGRLTERADAVVARIARAAEDGLDPSAYALPDAAALVGATPDRLAAVDVGLTAAVARFAREASGGRVSPQKISKDITRTPPAIDARTALATVEAATDVAAALDGFDPPHEEFRRLKAKLAEVRARQETPVAHAPIAEGPTLKPGMRDARVPALRERFGIPAPELVTGSLPETQTASNGDDELVATVEAALASSTDEVYDQPLIDAVKSFQAENGLTADGIVGARTLSVLNGGPRDEEGEIVANMEMWRWMPRDLGRDHVFVNVPEFMVHVVRDGVRIHETRVVVGKVTNQTPIFSDEMEYLVVNPYWNVPESIKIKEMLPAIKADPAGYMARHGYEVVWEGQVIDPATVVWDENAVKAVGIRQTPGEANALGHIKFMFPNQHAVYLHDTPSRALFQRDVRAFSHGCVRVDDPTAFAGAVLQGDPEWTVERVESLYGGPERRVNLAHHLKVHIAYFTASVDDTGKLTLRDDLYGHVRKLKAALGVST, encoded by the coding sequence ATGCAGGCCTTGAAGCGGCGCCTGATGGCGCTGGCACTCGCCTCCGGAACGGCGCTGTCCCCGTTCGCGGCGACTCTCGTCCACGCCCAGGACCAGTCCGTGCAGGATCCGTTCGCGGTCGAGCCGGTCGATCCGTCCCCCGCCGTGGTCGATCCCGCGGCCGCCGCCGCGCCGGTCGCGACTGAGGCCGCCCCGGTCGCCGAGGCTCTGCCGCCGGCGGCCGCCGATTCGGGCGCCGCGGCCCTGCGCGCCCTCCTGACCGCGCCCGATGCGCTCGCCGGCGTCGCCGCCAAGGACCGTGCCGCCATCCTCGCGTGGTACGGCGCGCGCGCCTTCGAGCCGATGTGGGTCGCCGACGGCCGGCTGACCGAGCGCGCCGACGCCGTCGTCGCCCGGATCGCCCGCGCCGCCGAGGACGGACTCGACCCCTCCGCCTACGCGCTGCCCGACGCCGCCGCCCTCGTCGGCGCGACGCCGGACCGGCTCGCCGCCGTCGACGTGGGCCTCACCGCGGCGGTCGCCCGCTTCGCCCGCGAGGCCTCCGGCGGACGGGTCTCGCCGCAGAAGATCTCCAAGGACATCACCCGGACGCCGCCGGCGATCGACGCGCGCACCGCGCTCGCCACCGTCGAGGCCGCGACCGACGTCGCCGCCGCGCTCGACGGTTTCGATCCGCCGCACGAGGAATTCCGCCGGCTGAAGGCCAAGCTCGCCGAGGTCCGCGCCCGCCAGGAGACGCCGGTCGCCCACGCGCCGATCGCCGAGGGGCCGACGCTGAAGCCCGGCATGCGCGACGCCCGCGTGCCGGCGCTGCGCGAGCGCTTCGGCATCCCGGCGCCGGAGCTCGTCACCGGCAGCCTGCCGGAAACGCAGACGGCCTCCAACGGCGACGACGAGCTGGTGGCCACCGTCGAGGCCGCGCTGGCCTCCTCCACCGACGAGGTCTACGACCAGCCGCTGATCGACGCGGTCAAGTCGTTCCAGGCCGAGAACGGCCTGACCGCCGACGGCATCGTCGGTGCGCGCACGCTGTCGGTCCTGAACGGCGGCCCGCGCGACGAGGAGGGCGAGATCGTCGCCAACATGGAGATGTGGCGCTGGATGCCGCGCGACCTCGGTCGCGACCACGTCTTCGTCAACGTGCCGGAGTTCATGGTCCACGTCGTGCGCGACGGCGTGCGGATCCACGAGACCCGCGTGGTCGTCGGCAAGGTGACCAACCAGACGCCGATCTTCTCCGACGAGATGGAGTATCTCGTCGTCAATCCCTATTGGAACGTGCCGGAATCCATCAAGATCAAGGAGATGCTCCCCGCGATCAAGGCGGATCCGGCCGGCTACATGGCCCGGCACGGTTACGAGGTCGTCTGGGAGGGCCAGGTGATCGATCCGGCCACCGTGGTGTGGGACGAGAATGCGGTGAAGGCGGTCGGCATCCGCCAGACGCCGGGCGAGGCCAACGCCCTCGGCCACATCAAGTTCATGTTCCCCAACCAGCACGCGGTCTACCTGCACGACACGCCGTCGCGGGCGCTGTTCCAGCGCGACGTCCGTGCCTTCAGCCACGGCTGCGTCCGCGTCGACGATCCCACCGCCTTCGCCGGTGCCGTCCTGCAGGGCGATCCGGAGTGGACTGTCGAGCGGGTTGAATCGCTCTACGGCGGCCCGGAGCGCCGGGTGAACCTCGCCCATCACCTGAAGGTCCACATCGCCTATTTCACCGCCTCCGTCGACGACACCGGCAAGCTGACCCTGCGCGACGACCTCTACGGCCACGTCCGCAAGCTCAAGGCCGCGCTCGGCGTCTCGACCTGA
- a CDS encoding DUF882 domain-containing protein — MVGVLAGAMATLIVATSAPASAETRTLDLYNAHTRERLTITFKKNGKYIPSALAELNHFLRDWRRNEQVKMDPRLFDTVWELYQRSGASQPIHVVCGYRSLATNEMLRTRSSGVAKHSQHTMGKAMDMFIPGVSINRLREIGVQMQHGGVGWYPTSGSPFVHIDVGNVRAWPRMTRTQLVRLFPDGKTVHLPSDGRPLAGYQQALAELKRGGSSRPISVAETSAPRKGGLLAMLFGGDEEDASEEVGAASGEGDAPARPAKPAKVAPPAKAAPPAAVVRTAPAPETPPPALAPVAPPVLMAAVPKPSPAPERPEPVAPTTLAAATPPAETPAPAEVEAVLAAAPLPTSRPDLPPLLEVAALEAPLPPPSRSEILPEPVVVADAAPVLAALPDVRPSLPTVEARTPPAAPAVAAEPANAQLALAEVAHDPSVRAGSATALGYAPASEDAGAAAAPPRPPIRMAALTPPPPAATRGLSSGQADPLAALPLAAGLDGKADPLVDAAAAPAAADLPIYDGAQSAYWGVFAQFVHPDQRRMGALFEAPTMVVVATFAPQPYGGDVKATRFTGSALPRLQVMRFSRSSDLAMR, encoded by the coding sequence ATGGTGGGGGTCCTGGCCGGCGCCATGGCGACGCTGATCGTCGCCACCTCGGCGCCCGCGTCCGCCGAGACGCGCACCCTGGACCTCTACAACGCCCATACGCGCGAACGCCTGACGATCACCTTCAAGAAGAACGGCAAGTACATCCCGTCCGCGCTCGCCGAGCTCAACCACTTCCTGCGCGACTGGCGCCGGAACGAGCAGGTGAAGATGGATCCCCGCCTGTTCGACACGGTGTGGGAACTCTACCAGCGCTCGGGCGCCTCGCAGCCGATCCACGTGGTCTGCGGCTATCGCTCGCTCGCCACCAACGAGATGCTCCGGACCCGGTCGAGCGGCGTCGCCAAGCACAGCCAGCACACGATGGGCAAGGCGATGGACATGTTCATCCCCGGCGTGTCCATCAACCGGCTGCGCGAGATCGGCGTCCAGATGCAGCACGGCGGCGTCGGCTGGTATCCGACCTCCGGCAGCCCGTTCGTGCACATCGACGTCGGCAATGTCCGTGCCTGGCCGCGCATGACGCGCACCCAGCTCGTCCGCCTGTTCCCCGACGGCAAGACCGTCCACCTGCCGTCCGACGGCCGGCCGCTCGCCGGCTACCAGCAGGCGCTCGCCGAGCTGAAGCGCGGCGGCAGCTCCCGGCCGATCTCGGTCGCCGAGACCTCGGCGCCGCGCAAGGGCGGCCTGCTCGCCATGCTGTTCGGCGGCGACGAGGAGGACGCGTCGGAAGAGGTCGGCGCCGCCTCGGGCGAGGGCGACGCCCCGGCCCGGCCGGCCAAGCCCGCCAAGGTCGCGCCGCCGGCCAAGGCCGCGCCGCCCGCCGCCGTCGTGCGCACCGCTCCGGCCCCCGAGACGCCGCCGCCGGCGCTCGCGCCCGTCGCGCCGCCGGTGCTGATGGCCGCCGTGCCGAAGCCGTCGCCGGCGCCCGAGCGTCCGGAACCGGTCGCCCCGACCACGCTCGCCGCCGCGACGCCGCCGGCCGAGACGCCCGCGCCGGCCGAGGTCGAGGCTGTGCTGGCCGCCGCCCCGCTGCCGACGTCGCGTCCGGACCTGCCGCCGCTGCTCGAGGTCGCCGCTCTCGAGGCGCCGCTGCCGCCGCCGAGCCGCTCCGAGATACTGCCCGAACCGGTCGTCGTCGCCGACGCCGCCCCGGTGCTCGCCGCCCTGCCGGACGTCCGCCCGTCGCTGCCGACGGTCGAGGCCCGGACGCCGCCGGCCGCGCCCGCGGTCGCCGCCGAGCCGGCCAACGCCCAGCTCGCGCTGGCCGAGGTCGCCCACGATCCGTCGGTCCGTGCCGGTTCCGCCACCGCGCTCGGCTACGCGCCGGCGTCGGAGGATGCCGGAGCCGCCGCCGCGCCGCCGCGCCCGCCGATCCGGATGGCGGCGCTGACGCCGCCGCCGCCGGCCGCGACCCGTGGCCTGTCGTCCGGTCAGGCCGATCCGCTGGCCGCGCTGCCGCTCGCCGCGGGTCTCGACGGCAAGGCCGATCCGCTGGTCGACGCCGCCGCCGCGCCGGCCGCCGCGGACCTGCCGATCTACGACGGCGCCCAGTCGGCCTACTGGGGCGTGTTCGCCCAGTTCGTCCACCCCGACCAGCGCCGCATGGGCGCGCTGTTCGAGGCGCCGACCATGGTCGTCGTCGCCACCTTCGCGCCGCAGCCCTACGGCGGCGACGTCAAGGCGACCCGCTTCACCGGCTCGGCGCTGCCGCGGCTGCAGGTGATGCGCTTCAGCCGCTCGTCGGATCTGGCGATGCGCTGA